The proteins below are encoded in one region of Limnochorda pilosa:
- a CDS encoding carbohydrate ABC transporter permease, whose protein sequence is MNGRSRIGPSWWLLIPAVLPILLLSVIPLLEGMYLGFTDYRLGPGQPELNGLENYRYMLMDYTFWSSFRTGAIWALSVTGGEIILGLGLALLLNARLPLQGLARVLILIPWAMPPVVKGLVWRMVYHPTIGLFNRALLDLGVLETPVNWLGDYTWTLPAAIVVGIWAGLPLAAVMLLAGLQTVPQELKEAAALDGASSWGQFWYVVLPLLVPVIVALGTIEMIWNFNSFGLVYVLTEGGPGDTTRLPMLYAYEEGFRYGNLGYAAALGNVMVFVMLLLIFFYVRRSSREVA, encoded by the coding sequence ATGAACGGCAGAAGCCGTATCGGGCCCTCGTGGTGGCTCCTGATCCCCGCGGTCCTGCCCATTCTCTTGCTCTCCGTAATCCCACTGCTCGAGGGCATGTATCTGGGGTTTACCGACTACCGCCTCGGGCCCGGCCAGCCTGAGTTGAACGGCCTCGAGAACTACCGGTACATGCTGATGGACTACACGTTTTGGTCCTCCTTCCGAACGGGGGCGATCTGGGCCCTCAGCGTGACGGGCGGGGAGATCATCCTCGGCTTGGGGCTCGCCCTACTGCTCAATGCTCGGCTGCCCCTGCAAGGGCTAGCCAGGGTACTGATCCTGATTCCCTGGGCCATGCCGCCGGTGGTGAAGGGCTTGGTCTGGCGGATGGTCTACCATCCCACCATCGGTCTCTTCAACCGGGCCTTGCTCGATCTGGGCGTCCTGGAGACCCCCGTCAACTGGCTGGGCGATTATACCTGGACGCTCCCAGCCGCTATTGTCGTCGGGATCTGGGCAGGGTTGCCGCTGGCCGCGGTGATGCTCCTGGCCGGCCTCCAGACCGTCCCGCAGGAACTGAAAGAGGCCGCCGCTCTCGATGGGGCCTCTTCCTGGGGCCAGTTCTGGTACGTGGTACTCCCGCTGCTCGTTCCGGTGATCGTCGCGCTCGGCACCATCGAGATGATCTGGAACTTCAACTCCTTCGGCCTGGTCTACGTCCTGACCGAGGGCGGGCCCGGAGACACCACGAGGCTGCCCATGCTCTATGCCTACGAGGAAGGCTTCCGCTACGGCAACCTCGGTTACGCTGCAGCCCTTGGTAACGTGATGGTGTTCGTGATGCTCCTGCTGATCTTCTTCTACGTGCGGCGCTCGAGCCGTGAGGTGGCGTAG
- a CDS encoding DUF4387 domain-containing protein — MKLTELARIIRSKNASPFITTVDVIFTDEAAFERAKTSGVLTRENIAALYRVPPSSVLGVWFVDLCLAAKASFLKPLASDEFDSADLYGAQQHVPMLELDIP; from the coding sequence GTGAAACTCACGGAACTGGCCCGGATCATCCGTAGCAAGAATGCGTCACCGTTCATCACCACCGTCGATGTGATCTTCACCGACGAGGCTGCCTTCGAACGCGCGAAGACGTCCGGGGTCCTGACGCGGGAGAACATCGCGGCTCTCTACCGTGTACCGCCCAGTAGCGTCCTGGGCGTCTGGTTCGTGGACCTGTGTCTGGCGGCGAAGGCATCCTTTCTCAAGCCCTTGGCTTCCGATGAGTTCGATAGCGCTGACCTCTACGGTGCCCAACAGCACGTGCCCATGCTCGAGCTCGACATTCCCTGA
- a CDS encoding LacI family DNA-binding transcriptional regulator yields the protein MARRSSRRGTIQEVARLAGVSPATVSRVVNNSPRCSPETRKRVLDAVAQIGYVPDHVARSLKTGNVGEIALAVPDIGNPVYVAMAKAVQEVAARRGWWLSLASTEGSQTEELRALRALAGRRIDGLIITSLTVSAAFLRELEPVQGRVVVIGRVPDETPVDNVRVESETGARLAVEHLIDLGCQRIGFINGMKGTVPSTSRISGYKLALGSRGLEYSSNLVVNSDFTIMGGYEAIDRLLEQCPDLDGVFAANDAMAIGVLRKLRERSMRVPDDVAVIGMDDIDLCRIATPTLSTVTLLAAERGRIAGELLLDRVEGRERGEWQRVTVLPRLLVRESTSLLRKEQRGTARQGPGAGRPHS from the coding sequence TGGGACCATCCAGGAAGTCGCCCGGCTGGCGGGGGTCTCTCCGGCGACCGTCTCCCGTGTGGTGAATAACAGCCCACGGTGCTCGCCGGAAACTCGCAAGCGGGTGTTGGACGCGGTGGCCCAGATCGGCTACGTTCCCGACCATGTGGCCCGCAGCCTCAAGACGGGGAACGTGGGCGAGATCGCGCTGGCGGTGCCCGACATCGGGAACCCCGTCTACGTCGCGATGGCCAAGGCGGTGCAAGAGGTGGCTGCCAGGCGAGGCTGGTGGCTTTCCCTCGCGAGCACCGAGGGCTCGCAGACCGAGGAGCTGCGTGCCCTGCGCGCCTTGGCCGGGCGCCGCATCGACGGCCTGATTATCACGTCACTCACCGTGAGTGCTGCCTTCTTGCGCGAGTTGGAGCCCGTTCAGGGGCGCGTCGTCGTCATCGGGCGTGTCCCTGATGAAACGCCTGTCGACAATGTCCGGGTCGAGTCCGAAACCGGGGCCCGCCTGGCCGTCGAGCACCTCATCGACCTGGGGTGCCAGAGGATTGGGTTCATCAATGGCATGAAGGGCACCGTCCCCTCCACTTCACGCATCAGCGGCTACAAGCTGGCCCTTGGTAGCCGGGGACTTGAATACTCGTCCAACCTGGTCGTCAACAGCGACTTCACCATCATGGGCGGCTACGAGGCCATCGACCGGCTCCTGGAACAGTGTCCCGACCTGGACGGGGTCTTCGCCGCGAACGACGCCATGGCTATCGGGGTCCTGCGGAAACTACGCGAGCGAAGCATGCGCGTGCCCGACGACGTGGCCGTCATCGGGATGGACGATATCGACCTCTGTCGAATTGCCACTCCCACGCTGTCGACTGTGACGCTGCTCGCGGCCGAACGTGGGCGGATTGCCGGTGAACTCCTCCTGGATCGGGTCGAAGGCCGCGAGCGCGGCGAGTGGCAACGGGTGACAGTCCTCCCCAGGCTCCTCGTGCGGGAGTCGACGAGCTTGCTCCGTAAGGAGCAGCGAGGCACAGCGCGCCAGGGTCCGGGAGCAGGGAGGCCGCATTCATGA
- a CDS encoding ABC transporter substrate-binding protein yields the protein MRAFRYLAVALVLLLMVTALTPSTSAQSPVRLRFVSLAWQEDAIAAVKELVQAWNSTHPTIQVEYQQVDWSSIHDYLVTSFQTGDVPDIFHYESPQVLDFGRMGYLTDLAPLMSDDLRNDVLPNFWRTVSVDNAVYGVPYIVEPFVILYNQDLFEEAGIQVDPSQAVTWEGLREMGRQLTKDVNGDGRIDQYGAGLALRNPANRILNLSMAFGGQFFYQEDGRWVIRVGENELALARTLHDMMYVDESLAKDGVGLSSSELMAGFIQGRYAMIPGVGAFTRHDLAALASETFRWGVLPHPRATTARQGAVSQTLSIPAASRHPREAMQFVEFLMNTENMAKLAHSDWLLPTRKSSLGLSIFTTEEYGWDVVSASAVNLAMANWQIVPGYEEVRSKVLNPLLQEYFYDRITEEQLAQRIELEGNRILERYR from the coding sequence ATGAGGGCATTTCGATATCTGGCCGTGGCGCTGGTCCTGTTGCTGATGGTCACTGCGTTGACACCGTCTACCTCGGCGCAGAGTCCGGTGCGGTTGCGCTTCGTGAGCCTCGCGTGGCAAGAAGACGCGATCGCCGCTGTGAAAGAGCTGGTACAGGCGTGGAACTCAACCCACCCCACCATCCAGGTGGAGTACCAGCAGGTCGACTGGTCCTCCATCCACGACTACCTGGTTACCTCGTTCCAGACCGGCGATGTGCCCGACATCTTCCATTATGAGTCGCCCCAGGTGCTGGACTTCGGTCGGATGGGCTACTTGACTGACCTCGCGCCGCTGATGTCCGATGATCTGCGCAACGACGTCCTTCCCAACTTCTGGAGGACGGTGAGCGTCGATAATGCGGTCTACGGCGTTCCCTACATCGTCGAGCCGTTTGTCATTCTCTACAACCAGGACCTCTTCGAAGAGGCTGGGATCCAGGTCGATCCGAGCCAGGCCGTGACCTGGGAGGGGCTGCGCGAGATGGGGCGCCAGCTGACCAAGGACGTCAACGGTGATGGCCGCATCGATCAGTACGGGGCCGGCCTCGCCCTCCGGAACCCCGCCAATCGCATCCTCAACCTGAGCATGGCCTTCGGTGGGCAGTTCTTCTACCAGGAGGACGGCCGCTGGGTGATCCGGGTCGGCGAGAACGAACTGGCGCTGGCCAGGACCCTGCACGACATGATGTACGTCGACGAGTCGCTTGCGAAGGACGGCGTGGGCTTGAGCAGCTCGGAGCTGATGGCCGGCTTCATCCAGGGCCGGTATGCCATGATTCCGGGCGTGGGTGCCTTCACCCGCCATGACCTGGCGGCCCTCGCCTCGGAGACGTTCCGCTGGGGCGTGCTGCCCCACCCGCGGGCGACCACGGCGCGCCAGGGTGCCGTCTCCCAAACGCTCAGCATTCCGGCGGCGTCCAGGCACCCGCGTGAGGCGATGCAGTTCGTCGAGTTCCTCATGAACACGGAGAACATGGCGAAGCTGGCCCACAGCGACTGGCTCTTGCCCACCAGGAAGTCGTCGCTGGGGCTATCCATCTTCACCACCGAGGAGTACGGCTGGGATGTGGTTAGTGCGTCGGCCGTGAATCTCGCCATGGCCAACTGGCAGATCGTTCCCGGCTACGAAGAGGTGCGGTCCAAGGTGCTCAACCCCTTGCTGCAAGAGTACTTCTACGACCGCATCACGGAGGAGCAGCTGGCCCAGCGGATCGAGCTGGAAGGGAACCGAATCCTGGAGCGTTACCGGTAA
- a CDS encoding carbohydrate ABC transporter permease — protein MAWMKRAVRVGLFLLLMLYVAFMAFPLLWLVLTSLKTQVEVVMATSFWPQSVQFENYRDALFTQGIFQSVKNSLKVSLVTALATLAVAAPAAYVSARRGGLVEKLFRGWILASQTFPHILIIVPLFLILAAMALTNTHAGLSLVYVVSNLPFVLWMLFGYVRSVPVELEEAAAVDGASGTQTLAHILVPLMVPGLVATGMYAFITAWNEFFFALVLLKEPDLLTIQVNLARFRGVEGFVRWGPLAAGSVLATLPALAVFAVVQRGLIAGLMAGSLKQ, from the coding sequence ATGGCATGGATGAAGCGGGCGGTACGAGTGGGGCTCTTCCTCCTACTCATGCTCTATGTAGCCTTCATGGCCTTCCCCTTGCTCTGGCTGGTGCTCACGTCGCTCAAGACCCAGGTAGAGGTGGTGATGGCCACTTCCTTCTGGCCCCAAAGCGTTCAGTTCGAAAACTACCGGGATGCGCTCTTTACTCAGGGCATCTTCCAGAGCGTGAAAAACAGCTTGAAGGTGAGCCTCGTCACAGCCCTAGCGACCCTGGCCGTCGCAGCTCCGGCCGCTTACGTCTCCGCCCGGCGAGGCGGCCTGGTGGAGAAGCTGTTCCGGGGCTGGATATTGGCGAGCCAAACCTTTCCCCACATCCTGATTATCGTGCCGCTCTTTCTCATTCTCGCCGCGATGGCGCTGACCAACACCCACGCCGGGTTGAGCCTGGTCTACGTGGTCTCGAACCTTCCGTTCGTGCTCTGGATGCTCTTCGGCTACGTCCGGTCCGTTCCCGTGGAGCTGGAAGAGGCCGCGGCCGTCGACGGGGCCAGTGGAACCCAGACCCTTGCCCATATCCTCGTTCCCCTGATGGTTCCGGGGCTGGTGGCCACGGGCATGTATGCGTTCATCACGGCGTGGAACGAGTTCTTCTTTGCCCTGGTGCTTCTGAAGGAGCCTGATCTGCTGACCATCCAGGTCAACCTGGCGCGTTTCCGGGGTGTTGAAGGTTTCGTACGATGGGGACCGCTGGCGGCTGGCAGTGTTCTGGCTACCTTGCCTGCCCTGGCCGTTTTCGCCGTCGTACAACGGGGCCTGATTGCGGGGCTCATGGCAGGAAGTCTGAAGCAGTGA
- a CDS encoding ADP-ribosylglycohydrolase family protein, with the protein MAASERTDLFQHGYGALAGLAVADALGASTEGSDPATIRATHGRITGFLTDDPAGTDDTEYAMLTAQILLKYGKDVRPEDVAREWTQTLIHQQEFQKGGFSEVCAVVNLRRGLSAPATGRYNYEMWSDGAAMRIAPVGVACAGSPIEAAKLAAIDASVSHHRDGIYCAQAVAAAVAEAMVADDSDAVIDAALAAIPQDSWSFRAIQRAVAIGRRYSDPFEALEELYQEATIPYYVWADMAPEATALAFGLVASSRCQYVPSVLGAANLGRDADTIGAIAGAISGAFQGVQAIPQEWLAKIDTVKGVCIHATRGMRVSEIARQLVSLAGRSWQKERGEG; encoded by the coding sequence ATGGCTGCGAGTGAGCGGACGGACCTTTTCCAGCACGGGTACGGGGCCCTGGCGGGGCTGGCTGTGGCGGACGCCTTGGGGGCATCCACGGAAGGGAGCGACCCGGCCACCATCCGGGCGACCCACGGGCGGATCACAGGCTTCCTGACCGACGACCCGGCCGGCACCGACGATACCGAGTACGCGATGTTGACCGCCCAGATCCTGCTCAAGTATGGCAAGGATGTGCGGCCGGAGGACGTGGCCCGGGAGTGGACCCAGACCCTGATCCACCAGCAGGAGTTCCAGAAGGGCGGCTTCAGCGAGGTCTGCGCGGTGGTGAACCTCCGGCGCGGCCTGAGCGCGCCGGCGACGGGACGGTACAACTATGAGATGTGGAGTGACGGCGCGGCGATGCGGATCGCCCCTGTGGGCGTGGCCTGTGCCGGATCGCCCATTGAGGCAGCGAAACTGGCGGCCATCGATGCCAGCGTGAGTCACCACCGGGACGGCATCTACTGCGCCCAGGCCGTCGCCGCGGCGGTGGCGGAGGCCATGGTGGCTGACGATTCCGATGCGGTCATCGATGCGGCCCTGGCGGCCATTCCCCAGGACTCGTGGTCCTTCCGGGCCATCCAGCGGGCGGTCGCGATCGGCCGCAGGTACTCGGATCCCTTTGAGGCGCTCGAGGAGCTCTACCAGGAGGCCACCATTCCGTACTACGTGTGGGCGGACATGGCCCCCGAGGCAACAGCCCTCGCGTTCGGCCTGGTCGCCAGCTCCCGGTGCCAGTACGTGCCCTCGGTGCTGGGGGCCGCCAACCTGGGACGGGACGCGGACACCATCGGGGCCATCGCAGGCGCCATCTCGGGGGCGTTCCAGGGTGTCCAGGCGATCCCCCAGGAGTGGCTCGCCAAGATCGACACGGTGAAGGGCGTCTGCATCCATGCCACCCGCGGGATGCGAGTCTCGGAGATCGCCCGGCAGCTGGTCAGCCTGGCCGGGAGGTCCTGGCAGAAAGAGCGGGGGGAAGGGTGA
- a CDS encoding acyclic terpene utilization AtuA family protein — translation MENVQELRIYSATSFLGHGVDAVSLQKALEYGLHVIVAQGTTTDAGPYYLGSGKPVMARQALQRDLELIVGAARQAKIPFICSVGGAGANPHVELALELLEESARLHGWSLTIGVVWSDVDQGWLLERLQAGVEMPRLVPVDRFPERLDAGTVKASTRIVAQVGPEVLVRLLEEHPNLDGIITGRALDIGLYAALPLRYGFPRALSMHFGKVMEDGALAADPGSGNDGLLGFLRRDHFEVVPVNEARRCTPASVALHAFYERPDPTREANPGGVLDVSSARYEQVTDRRVRVAGARWIEADEYRVKLEGVRRVGFRSISIAGVRDPRFIAASEQIVRDCYDAVREYFAFLGEQAYHFSIRTYGRNGVLGPSEPVTGGEPHEICLLLDAVSSDQERADSICSFASSFLAHHGFPGRLSTAGNLAIPFSPGRAIPVGEVYQFSIWHALPLEDPGEPFQTEIRVINR, via the coding sequence GTGGAGAACGTCCAAGAGCTCCGAATCTACTCGGCTACGTCCTTCCTGGGCCACGGGGTGGATGCGGTGTCCCTCCAGAAGGCGCTGGAGTACGGGCTGCACGTCATCGTGGCCCAGGGGACCACCACCGACGCGGGGCCCTACTACCTGGGCAGCGGTAAGCCGGTGATGGCCCGGCAGGCCCTGCAGCGGGACCTGGAGCTGATCGTCGGCGCGGCCCGGCAGGCGAAGATCCCGTTCATCTGCTCGGTGGGCGGGGCTGGGGCGAATCCCCATGTGGAGCTGGCCCTTGAACTCCTCGAAGAGTCAGCGAGGCTGCACGGCTGGTCCCTCACCATCGGCGTGGTGTGGAGCGACGTGGACCAGGGATGGCTCCTCGAACGCCTTCAGGCGGGTGTGGAGATGCCCCGCCTGGTCCCGGTCGACCGCTTCCCTGAGCGGCTGGATGCCGGCACGGTCAAGGCTAGTACACGCATCGTAGCGCAGGTGGGGCCCGAGGTCTTGGTGCGACTCCTGGAGGAGCATCCCAACCTCGACGGCATCATCACGGGGCGGGCGCTGGACATCGGGCTCTACGCAGCGCTCCCCTTGCGTTACGGGTTCCCCCGGGCGCTCAGCATGCACTTCGGCAAGGTGATGGAGGACGGCGCCCTCGCAGCCGATCCCGGCAGCGGCAACGACGGTCTCTTGGGCTTTCTCCGGAGGGACCACTTCGAAGTGGTCCCGGTCAACGAGGCCCGGCGCTGCACGCCGGCCAGCGTGGCCCTCCATGCCTTCTACGAGCGCCCAGACCCCACCCGCGAGGCCAACCCCGGGGGGGTGCTGGACGTGTCGAGCGCCCGCTACGAGCAGGTGACGGACCGGAGAGTCCGGGTTGCGGGCGCCCGGTGGATCGAGGCCGACGAGTACCGGGTAAAGCTGGAAGGGGTTCGGCGGGTCGGCTTCCGCTCCATCAGCATCGCGGGTGTGCGGGATCCCCGGTTCATCGCCGCTTCCGAACAGATCGTCCGCGATTGCTACGACGCCGTCCGGGAGTACTTCGCATTCCTCGGGGAGCAGGCCTACCATTTCAGCATCCGAACCTACGGCAGGAACGGCGTGCTGGGCCCGTCCGAGCCTGTGACGGGAGGCGAGCCTCACGAGATCTGCCTGTTGCTGGATGCGGTCAGCAGCGACCAGGAGAGAGCCGACAGCATCTGCTCCTTCGCCAGTTCATTCCTCGCCCACCACGGGTTCCCGGGACGGCTCTCCACGGCCGGCAATCTGGCCATCCCCTTCTCGCCGGGCAGAGCCATCCCCGTGGGGGAGGTCTATCAGTTCAGCATCTGGCACGCCCTGCCGCTAGAGGATCCAGGAGAGCCCTTTCAGACCGAGATCAGGGTGATAAACCGATGA
- a CDS encoding ADP-ribosylglycohydrolase family protein, whose translation MLNGREALAKDRALAVSRSKGCLLGLAIGDALGDAGRNTELRNRYGIVTHLPEGVSGTDDTEFAVLTARVLLDSQGELTREAVLDAWHRYVLDQGGVHDRAGRPIHGAAYNLRRGMRPPLSGMDNVMNNDDGAAMRAAPIGIVAAGDPERAARLASIDAEISHAGDGLHAAQAVAASVAVAMAGGTVDEIVAAGMAWVPEESWLGRAMQRTLKICDEKGAIRAAWQSLHDDLWTPLHAVSAEAIPQAYAILRLTEADFETGLFWAANFGRDADTIAAVVGAVCGARAGAGVLPERWIEAVRRPAGVTLRFAAGEDLVSLAEGLAGLIQ comes from the coding sequence ATGTTGAACGGGCGTGAAGCACTTGCCAAGGATCGAGCGCTTGCCGTCTCCAGGAGCAAAGGTTGCTTACTCGGACTGGCTATCGGGGATGCCCTGGGGGATGCCGGAAGGAACACCGAGCTTCGGAACCGCTACGGCATCGTGACCCACCTCCCGGAAGGCGTCAGCGGGACGGACGACACGGAGTTCGCGGTCCTGACGGCCCGAGTCTTGCTCGACAGCCAGGGGGAACTCACCCGCGAGGCGGTCCTGGACGCCTGGCACCGCTACGTTCTCGACCAGGGCGGCGTTCATGACCGGGCGGGGCGGCCCATCCACGGTGCCGCCTACAATCTCCGCCGGGGCATGAGGCCTCCCCTGTCCGGGATGGACAACGTGATGAACAACGACGATGGGGCCGCGATGCGGGCCGCGCCCATCGGCATCGTCGCGGCGGGTGATCCGGAGCGGGCCGCGCGGCTTGCGTCCATCGATGCCGAGATCAGCCACGCTGGGGACGGACTCCACGCCGCACAGGCGGTCGCCGCCAGTGTGGCCGTCGCCATGGCTGGCGGCACGGTGGACGAGATCGTGGCGGCAGGGATGGCTTGGGTTCCCGAGGAGAGCTGGCTCGGGCGGGCCATGCAGAGGACCCTGAAGATATGCGATGAGAAGGGTGCGATCCGGGCGGCCTGGCAGAGCCTTCATGATGACCTCTGGACGCCGCTCCACGCTGTGAGCGCGGAGGCCATCCCGCAGGCCTACGCGATCTTGCGGCTCACCGAAGCCGATTTCGAGACGGGCCTCTTCTGGGCGGCCAACTTCGGCCGCGATGCCGACACCATCGCAGCCGTCGTCGGCGCGGTGTGCGGTGCTCGGGCCGGTGCCGGCGTGCTTCCTGAGCGGTGGATCGAGGCGGTCCGGCGGCCCGCAGGGGTTACCCTTCGTTTCGCCGCCGGGGAGGATCTCGTGAGCCTGGCCGAGGGCTTGGCCGGCCTGATCCAGTGA
- a CDS encoding ADP-ribosylglycohydrolase family protein, whose protein sequence is MGTQPDLFDRIYGSLAGLALGDALGFPAMYHRTLLGRPKSRARLRIWTEVGDQHNVIVTQMPYTIARNPRVLDVCPTDDTEWALFSAQILLRYGSTPTAQQYQQAWQEEVVVRETSVRSGVSERAAIENFKRGLLPPTTGNDNPHHYDDGAVRRAVPIGLVHPGDPATATTVAERDASVTSAEDGVWAAQAMAAALAEGVSGAEIPRMIEAARRFMPEGSWLAYNTARALELVPRGTSPADALVILHDQFLSRIYNYPNVAPETVALALALLSMELGSVQEALLIANAFHRAAESMPAWVGALYGVVYGASTIPASWLGSTDRCKGICLPQMAGVSVKDVATELAGLARRQD, encoded by the coding sequence GTGGGAACGCAGCCTGATCTCTTCGACCGCATCTACGGTAGCCTGGCCGGTCTCGCCTTGGGAGATGCCCTCGGGTTTCCGGCCATGTACCACCGGACCCTCCTCGGGCGACCCAAGAGCCGAGCCCGGCTCCGGATTTGGACCGAGGTGGGCGATCAACACAACGTGATCGTCACCCAGATGCCCTACACCATCGCACGGAACCCGCGCGTCCTCGACGTCTGCCCCACCGACGACACCGAGTGGGCCCTCTTCAGTGCCCAGATCCTGCTCCGGTACGGATCCACCCCCACGGCTCAGCAGTACCAGCAAGCCTGGCAAGAGGAGGTCGTTGTCCGGGAGACGTCGGTCCGGTCTGGCGTGAGCGAGCGGGCTGCCATCGAGAACTTCAAGCGGGGTCTCCTGCCTCCCACCACGGGGAACGACAACCCCCACCACTACGACGACGGCGCTGTGCGCCGGGCGGTGCCCATTGGCCTGGTCCATCCGGGGGATCCGGCGACCGCTACCACCGTGGCCGAGCGGGACGCCTCGGTGACGTCGGCCGAAGACGGCGTATGGGCGGCCCAGGCGATGGCCGCTGCTCTGGCGGAGGGGGTGTCGGGAGCGGAGATTCCCCGCATGATCGAGGCTGCGCGGCGCTTCATGCCCGAGGGATCATGGCTTGCGTACAACACCGCCCGAGCGCTGGAACTGGTCCCCCGGGGAACCAGCCCGGCCGACGCGCTCGTGATTCTCCATGATCAGTTCTTGAGCCGCATCTACAACTATCCGAACGTGGCGCCCGAGACCGTAGCCCTGGCGTTGGCCCTCCTGTCCATGGAACTCGGTTCGGTGCAGGAAGCGCTGCTGATCGCCAACGCGTTCCACCGCGCCGCCGAGTCGATGCCCGCCTGGGTAGGCGCCCTGTACGGGGTCGTCTACGGGGCTTCGACCATCCCCGCCAGCTGGTTGGGTTCGACCGATCGGTGCAAGGGGATTTGCCTGCCTCAGATGGCAGGTGTTTCGGTGAAGGATGTCGCCACGGAACTGGCCGGGTTGGCCCGCAGGCAGGACTGA